CGAGGTCGGCCCCGGCGGCGGCCCGCCCGGAGACCTCTTCCTGGAGATCGTCGAGCGCAACCACGAGATCTTCGAACGGCGCGGCGACGACCTCCACTGCACCGTCCAGATCCCGATGACCGCCGCCGCGCTCGGCACCATCCTCACGGTCGAGACACTCGACGGCGCCGAAGAGGTGGACGTCCGCCCCGGCACGCAGTCCGGGCAGGTCATCACCATGTACGGCAGGGGCGTGCAGCGGCTCAACGAGTCCGGCAGGGGCGACCTGCTGATCCACGTCAACGTCGAGACCCCCACCCGCCTCGACACCGCGCAGGAGGACCTGCTGCGCGAGCTGGCCAAGCAGCGGGGCGAGGAGCGGCCGCCGGGCAAGTTCGCGCCGGGGCAGCAGGGCTTCTTCTCGCGGCTGCGCGACGCCTTCAACGGCCGGTGACGGTCCCGGTCTTCCTGGCTCAGGGCCTCGACGGCCCTGAGCTGACCCTCGACGGGCCCGAGGGGCGGCACGCGGCCTCCGTGCGCCGCCTGCGCCCCGGCGAGCGCGTCGACCTGACCGACGGCGCCGGCGCAGTGGCCGAGTGCGTCGTGCGCGAGACGCTGAAGGACGCGCTCCGCCTGGACGTGCTGCGCCGCTACGACGTCGAGGCCCCCCGGCCCCGGCTCGTCGTCGTCCAGGGGCTGCCCAAGGGCGACAGGGGCGAGCTGGCGGTCGAGATGATGACCGAGGCGGGCGTGGACGTCATCGTCCCCTGGGCCGCCGCGCGCAGCATCACGCAGTGGAAGGGCGACAAGGTCGCCAAGGCGCTCGGACGCTGGCGCTCCACCGCCCGCGAGGCGGGCAAGCAGGCCCGCCGCTTCCACCTGCCCGAGGTGACGGACCTGGCCTCCACCAAACAGGTCGAGCGGCTGCTGTCGGAGGCCGCGCTGGGGCTGGTGCTGCACGAGGAGGCGGCCGAGCCGCTGTCCGGCGTGGCCCTGCCCGCGGGCGGCGACATCGTCATGGTCGTGGGGCCGGAGGGCGGGGTCTCGGAGGAGGAGCTGGCCGGGTTCAGCGCCGCCAAGGCGACGCCGGTGCTGCTCGGGCCGACGGTCCTGCGGACGTCCACGGCGGGGGTCGCGGCGGCGGCGGTGCTGCTCAGCCGCACCGGACGCTGGTAGCGCCGTCAGGGCGTGGTCTGCGAGGTGTCCAGCAGCGGGCTGGCCAGCTCGGTGGGGGTCTCCGTCACCTCGTCGGGCGCCGGGCACTCCTCAGGAGGACAGGCCGAAGGCTGCCCCGTCGTCTCCTCCACGGTGGGCGTGGGGGAGGGCGCGGCCTCGGGGCAGTCGGCGGGCGGCTCGGCGTGCTCGGCGAGCGGCGAGGGGCAGGTGGTCGGCGTCGGGCTGGGCGAGGGCGAGGGCCTGCTGGTCGAACCGGCCTTGCGGGTGGGCTTGGGCGTCGGCGGCGCCGACGTCTCGGGCACCACGACGACCGGCTGGGACTGCTGAGGGGCCGGCTCCTCGGCCGGCGGCTGGTGCGAGCGCGTGGTGGAGGAGTTGGACGGGGTCTCGGTGGAGGTGACGCGCACGGGCGCGACGGTCTGCTCGATGATCTGGGAGCGCAGGTTGGGGATCGCCATCACGATCGCGCCGGCGACCAGGACGGCGCCGACGCCGGCGGCGCCCGCGCGCCACCAGAACAGGTTACGCGCGCCGCGCCGCTCGATGCGGGCGCGGATGATCTGCAGTCCTTCCGGCGAGGGCACGACCTCGTCCGCCTCCGCGCGGAGCGCACGGCGAAGCAGATCGCCGTACTCGTCGGGGGGCTGGGTCATGACATCTTCTCCAGGACCGATCGCAGGGCGGCCATGCCACGTGCGGTGTGGCTCTTGACCGCGCCCTTGCTGATGCCCATGGCGTGGGCGATCTCAGCTTCGGACAAGTCACCGTAGTAGCGTAGAACCAGGGCTTCTCTCTGTCGGGTCGGCAGGGCTCGTAACGCCTCGATCACGGCGGAGCGTTCCAGCTCGCCGATCGCGCCGTTCTCGGCGCTCGGGGCGTCAGGCAAGCCCTTGGGGGCGTACTTCTCGACGACCGCGCGGTGACGCAGCACGGACCGGGACCTGTTGACGACAGACTGACGTAGATAGGCAAGTGCTTTGTCGGGGTCACGCAGCCTACGCCAGGCACCATGGATGGCGACGAACGCATCCTGCACGACTTCCTCAGCTGTTGCAATGTCGCGCACCAGCAACACCGCGAGACGCACCAACGACCGAAAGTGCGCGCTGTACAGCGCGGTCACGGCCATGTCGGCATCCCACCCGACCGGCACCCCGCCCATCGACCTGTCGGCCAGAAGGGTTTCGGTGGTCACATCAGTGGGACGCGCGGCCTTCCCAGAGGGTTTACGCTCTTCCGGTTCTTGAGGTTTCCCCGGTTCGTTAGGGTGCATTACCCAGTCGTGTCCTCGCCAGGTGGCGCTCGCCCGACCCTGAATCGTCTTTTAAGCTGAAGTGTCGCACACTCACCCTAACCGTGTGGATCATCCGGTGCACGACACAGCTGATTACCGATTCGCAACGGACTTGCTAACAGCAGGGGGTCTGTAGGGTGATCGGGTGAGCGATTGTCTCTTCTGCAAAATCGTCGCCAATGAGATTCCCGCCGAGATCGTTTACGAAACCGGCCGGACCCTGGCGTTCCGCGACATCAAGCCGCAGGCGCCCACGCACGTGCTCGTCATCCCGAAGGAGCACCACGCCGACGCCGCGGCCCTCGCGCAGGCCGACGACGGCCTCGCCGACGAGGTGCTCAAGTCCGCCCACGAGGTCGCGGTCCTCGACGGCGTGTCCGAGGGCGGCTATCGCATCGTGTTCAACACCGGGGCGGGCGCCGGGCAGACCGTCTTCCACGTGCACGCCCACGTCCTCGGCGGGCGCGACCTGACCTGGCCGCCCGGCTAGCCGCACCGCTCACTCCGGACGACAGCCCCGGTCCTCCGCCGCGGACGACCGGGATGGCGGGACGCGGGTGATATTGGCGAGAGCAATCGGCCTGCTCCCGGATACGATGGGCGGAGAAGAACTCCGAAAGAGACCGGGAGGCATCAGGCCGCTGGCCTGCCCATGTCCGAACTACACGAATCCCGACGCACAGCACCTCCCTCGCGGACTCAAGCGAAGGTGCTGATACCGGACGAATACCCGATGGTCAGCCTCCTGGGCTCCCGCGACGAGTTGCTGCGTGTCATCGAGGGCGCCTTCAGGGCCGACATCCACGTGCGCGGCAACGAGATCACCGTCACCGGCAGCCCCGACGAGAGCGGCACCGTGGTGCGCCTCTTCGAGGAGCTCGTCGAGGTCCTGCGCAGCGGCGGCGAGCTCACCCCCGACGCGGTCGAGCGCAGCATCGCCATGCTCCGCATGACCTCCGACCGCCCGGCCGAGGTGCTCTCCCTCGACATCCTGTCCTCGCGAGGCCGCACCATCCGGCCCAAGACCGTCAACCAGAAGCGGTACGTCGACGCGATCGACAAGCACACGATCGTCTTCGGCATCGGCCCGGCGGGCACCGGCAAGACCTACCTCGCGATGGCCAAGGCCGTGCGCGCGCTGCAGGAGAAGCGGGTCAACCGCATCATCCTGACCCGCCCGGCGGTCGAGGCCGGCGAGCGGCTCGGCTTCCTGCCCGGCACGCTCTACGAGAAGATCGACCCCTACCTGCGGCCGCTCTACGACGCGCTGCACGACATGGTCGACCCCGACTCGATCCCGAAGCTCATGGCGGCGGGGACGATCGAGGTGGCGCCGCTCGCGTACATGCGGGGTAGGTCACTCCCAGTGGGAACAGGTGTTCTCACCCCTGATGGATGGCGCTCCATCGGGGAGCTGGAAGTCGGCGACCTCGTCATCGGGTCGAACGGCGAGCCGACCCCCGTGCTGGGGGTCTACCCGCAAGGCGAGCAGAAGATCTATCGGCTATACAGCCAGGATGGTGCTTCGGTGCTCGCCTCCGAGGACCACCTCTGGGCTGTTCGCACCCGCGATGACGCCAGCCGGGGTAAGCCCTGGCGGGTGCTGCAGACCAAAGACATGATCGGCGACCTGCGGACGGCTCACTACCGCAAGTGGGAGTTGCCGCTGCTCAGCGCGCCGGTCTGCTTCCCCGAACGTGACGTCCCCCTGGACGCCTACGCGCTCGGTCTGCTCCTGGGAGACGGTTGTGTCACCGGGACGACGACTCCGAGCTTCGCGACGAACGACGCGGAGCTTGCCGGGGCGCTCGAAGCTGCTCTTCCGGGCATGCAGGTGCGGTGGAAGAGCGGGCCCGACTACGTGCTCAACAGGGTGCGAGAGCCCGGCGACAGCATGACGATCGCCAATCCGGTCGCCGAGGTCATGCGTGAGCTGGGTCTGTCGGGCTGCGGGTCGTCCACGAAGTTCGTGCCCGAGCTCTACCAGCGCAACACGCCAGAGATCAGGCTCTCGGTTCTCCAGGGCTTGCTCGACGCCGACGGTGGCCCCGTCGCCCAGGAGGGCCGCACCTGCCGCGTCCAGTTCTCCACTGTCTCGCCCAGGCTCCGTGACGACGTCGTCTCCCTTGTGCAATCCCTTGGGGGAGTCGTCTACTGGCGCACCCGCCCGGCTGCCGGAAGGAAGCCCGGCCTGGCGAGGGGACGGCAGGTCCATCACCGTCACGACGCGTACGTCCTCGACATCCGGCTTCCCGAGGGCATCGAGCCCTTCCGGCTGTCGCGAAAGGCGGAGGTCTACCGTAAGCACGGCGGCGGTCGCCCCATGCGTTTCGTGGACCGCATCGAGCCCCGCGGCACGGCGGAGTGCGTGTGCATCCAGGTGGCCGCAGAGGACTCCCTCTACGTCACCGAGGACTTCCTCCTCACCCACAACACGCTGAACGACGCCTTCATCATCCTCGACGAGGCCCAGAACTCCTCGGCCGAGCAGATGAAGATGTTCCTCACCCGGCTCGGCTTCAACTCCAAGATCGTGGTGACCGGTGACGTCACGCAGGTGGACCTGCCGTCCGGCACGGTGAGCGGGCTGAGGGTGGTGCAGGAGATCCTCGACGGCATCCCCGACATCCACTTCTCCCGGCTGACCAGCTCCGACGTCGTACGCCACAAGCTGGTCAGTGAGATCGTGGACGCGTACGGCCGTTACGACGCCACCCAGCAGGCGTCGTCGCAGGAGCCGAAGGCCATTCAGCAGCGGGGGAAGCGGCGGCCATGAGCATCGAGATCAACAACGAGTCCGGCGTGGGGGTCGACGAGGAGAGCATCGTCGCCCTGGCCACGCACGTGCTCGGCGAGATGGGCATCAACCCGCTCGCCGAGCTGTCCATCGTCGTGGTCGACGAGGACGCCATGGCGGAGCTGCACGAGAAGTGGATGGGCGAGCCGGGGCCGACCGACGTGCTGGCGTTCCCGATGGACGAGCTGCGGCCCGGTGGCGGTGCGCGGGGCGAGTCCGACGGGCCCGCCGATCCGGCGCTGCTCGGTGACGTCGTGCTCTGTCCGCAGGTCGCGGCCAGGCAGGCGGAGGAGGCGGGGCACAGCACGGCCGAGGAGCTGGAGCTGCTGTGCACGCACGGCATCCTGCACCTGCTCGGTTACGACCACGCCGAGCCGGAGGAGCACAAGGAGATGTTCGGGTTGCAGGCCCGGCTCCTCGAGTCGTGGCAGGAGGTGCGCAACCCGCGGTGAACGCCTGGTTGCCACTGGCCATCGGCCTCGTCATCGTCGGTGGCCTCATCGCCAGTGCGGAAACGGCGCTGACGCGTATCTCCAGGGTGCGTGCCGAGGAGTACGCGCGTGAGGGCCGGCGCGGGTCCGCGCGATTGCAGGCGATCGTGATCGATCCGCCGCGCTATCTGAATCTGCTCCTGCTGCTGCGGTTGAGCTGCGAGCTGGTCGCCACGGTGATCGCGACGCTGCTGTTCATCGACCTGCTGCACGATCAGGGCTGGGCCTATGTGTGGGCCGCGGTGGTGATGATCCTGACGAGTTACGTGGTGGTCGGGGTCATGCCGCGGACGCTGGGGCGTCAGCACGCCGAGCCGGTGGCGCTGGCCAGCGCCCCCATCGTGTACGGCCTGACGCGCATCTTCGGCCCGTTGCCCAAGCTGCTCATCCTGCTGGGGAACGCGCTGACGCCCGGCAAGGGTTTCCGTGACGGCCCGTTCACCTCGGAGGCCGAGCTGCGTGACCTGGTGGACCTGGCCGAGGAGCGCCGGGTGATCGAGCCGGACGAGCGCGAGATGATCCACTCGGTCTTCGAGCTGGGTGACACGCTGGTGCGCGAGGTGATGGTGCCGCGTACCGACATGGTCTACATCGAGCGCGGCAAGACGATCAGTCAGGCGCTGTCGCTCGCGTTGCGCAGCGGGTTCTCACGCATCCCGGTGGTGGGGGAGAACGAGGACGACGTCATCGGCATCGCCTATCTCAAGGACATCGCTCGCAAGATTCACGAGTCGGGCGAGGGTGGGGGCAAGGAGACGGTCGAGACGATCATGCGGTCGGCCGCGTACGTGCCGGAGAGCAAGCCCATCGACCAGCTCATGCGGGAGATGCAGGCGCGGCAGATCCACATGGCCATCGTCATCGACGAGTACGGCGGCACCGCCGGCCTGGTCACGATCGAGGACGTCCTGGAGGAGATCGTCGGTGAGATCACCGACGAGTACGACCAGGAGGCGCCGCGGGTGGAGCCGGTGTCCGACGGCGGGTTGCGGGTGACCGCCCGTATGCCGGTGGACGAGCTGGGCGAGCTGTTCGACACCGAGATCGAGGTGGACGACGTCGAGACCGTGGGCGGGCTGCTGGCCCACGCGCTCGGGCGGGTGCCGATCGCCGGGTCGCACGCGGAGGTGGCGGGGCTGTCGCTGACGGCGGAGACGCTGGCGGGGCGGCGCAACCGCATCAGCACGGTGGTGGTGCGGCGGGTGACGCCTCCCGAGGACGAGGTCGTCCCGGCCGCCGCTGAACGCGACTGACCTCCCTCGCGGACGAATGTGGACGCAAGCCGCAAGCGTTCTACAAGTCTTCTGCAAGCCCCGTCCGGCACTCTTCAATCACGACATCCAGTGCGGTGGGTGTCACAAAGGGGGAGGCATCCGAAGGCCGGGTGGGGTTCGCGGCCGGAGGATGGCGTTCCTGGGGGGACGACAGCGTCTCGGCCTGCTAGCCGGTCGCGACGCTGATCGGCGTAAAGGGTGTTCTCGTCCGGAAAACCGGATGAGAACACCCTTTTTGCGTGTTGGTGGTCACTCCGGTGGATTGCCGCATTCGTCGGTTGGGGAGGCTGCGACCAAGGGGGGATCATGAAACGAAAACCATGGATCATCGCTTCCGTGCTGGTGACGGGCCTCCTGGCGGGATGCGGCGGAGGTGGGGCCGAGAGCTTCATCGACGCGCAGGCCATGGCGCAGTTGCGCGAAGTGCTCAGCAAGGAGCCACCCCTGCCCGACGGTTTCACGGTCAGGCCGGAGCAGGCGTGGCGGATGCCGTTCGGGCAGGCCGACAGGAACTGCAGGGCCGTGCTGGAGCCGGCCGGCGGGCGGGCGCCGGGGCAGGCGCTGACCGCGCAGGCCGCGGTGAGCTACCACGGCGACGGGCTCGGGGAGCAGGCCGGAGTGGGCCTGGCCAGGTACGCGGGCGAGGAGGCGGAGGGGCACCTCGACGCCCTGGCCGAGGCGATGGGGGCGTGCCGCTCCGTACGCACCTCCAGCGGCACCGACCTGCGGCTGCGGGAGCTGCCCGTGCGGGACGCCGGCGACGAGGCCGTGGGGGCGCGGCTGAGCGGGCGGCTGAACGGCTACCCCTACGCGATGGACGTCGTGCTGTCGCGCGTCGGGGACACGCTGGTGTCCGTGGTGCACACGGGCATGAACGAGGTGGACGCCGGCCGTACCAGGAAGGTGGTCGAGGCGGCGATCTCCATGGTCAGCACCTAACCTGGTTGGGTGAATCCAGAAGACAGCAAGATCATCACGCTGGCCCGCGCCGCCAGGGCGCGCAACGGCTCCGCCGAGGGGGCGGCCGTGCGCGACGAGACCGGCCGCACCTATTCCGCGACGGACGTGCGCCTGTCCGCGCTGACCCTGTCGGCGGTGCAGGTGGCCGTGGCCATGGCGATCTCCAGCGGCGCGCAGTCCCTGGAGGCCGTGGCGCTGGTGAGCGAGGGCGACCCGAGCCCAGCCGACGAGGCCGTGGCGGCCGAGCTGGGCGTGGGCAAGCTGCTCGTGGCCGGCCCCGACGGCACCCTGCGAGGCTGACCATGCCGATGTCGCCGTTCCTGGCGAACCTGCGGAAGAAGATCGGCGGCGACCTGCTCATGCTGCCGTCGGTGTCGGGGTTCGTGTTCGACGACGAGGGCCGGCTGCTGCTGGCCCGGCACGGCGACGTGGGGCTCTGGGCCGCTCCCGGCGGCGGCGTGGACCCGGACGAGCGGCCCGAGGACGCCGTGGTCAGGGAGCTGCACGAGGAGCTCGGCGTCGACATCGAGGTGCGCGGGCTGATCGGCGTGTACGGCGGGCCCGAGTTCCGCACCCGCTACCCCAACGGGCACGAGGTCGCCTACGTCATCGCCGCCTACGGCTGCGCGCTGGCCCCCGGCTCGGCCGCGCCCACGCCCGACGAGGTGGAGATCAACGACTTCCGGTGGGTGTCCGAGCAGGAGCTGCCCGGCCTGAGCACGACCGCCTGGACACCCGGGGTGGCGCCCCTGGCGTTCGCGTGGTGGCGTGAACACGCTCGATGATGGGACACAATGCACATGTGACTTCGCCAGACAACCATCGCGCCGGATTCGCCTGCTTCGTGGGGAGGCCGAACGTCGGCAAGTCCACGCTGATGAACGCCCTGGTCGGCACGAAGGTGGCGATCACCTCGTCCAAACCGCAGACGACCAGGCGCGTCATCAGGGGCATCGTGCACCGCCCCGACGCCCAGCTCATCATCGTCGACACCCCCGGCCTGCACCGCCCGCGCACGCTGCTGGGCGAGCGGCTCGACAGCCTGGTGCTGTCCACGCTGACCGAGGTCGACGCGATCGGCTTCTGCGTGCCCGCCAACGAGCCCATCGGCAAGGGTGACCGCTTCATCGCCGACAAGCTGTCGGCGGTGAAGAAGACGCCGGTCATCGCGATCGTGACCAAGTGCGACCTGGCGAGCAAGGAGCAGGTCGCCGAGCAGTTGCTGGCGGTGTCGCAGGTGGCGGAGTTCGCCGCGATCGTGCCGGTGTCGGCGCAGTCGGGCGACCAGCTCGACGTGGTGGCCGACGTGCTGATCGAGCACCTGCCCGAGTCGCCGCCGCTCTACGAGGGCGGGCAGCTCACCGACGAGCCGGAGCAGGTGCTGGTGGGGGAGCTGATCAGGGAGGCGGCGCTGGAGGGCGTACGCGACGAGCTGCCGCACTCCATCGCCGTGGTCGTCGATGAGATGCTGCCCCGCGAGGGGCGCGACGACCTGCTCGACATCTACGCGCACATGTTCGTGGAGCGGCCGTCGCAGAAGGCGATCGTCATCGGGCACAAGGGCGAGCGGCTGCGCGAGGTGGGCACCAAGGCGCGCAAGCAGATCGAGGCGCTGATGGGCACGCGAGTCTATCTCGACCTGCGCATCAGCGTGGCCAAGGACTGGCAGCGCGATCCGAAGCAGTTGCGGCGGCTCGGCTTCTACGACTGATCTTTTTTGAGATCATCGACTCCGACCGGCGAAGATCCCCCAGGCGGAAGCGGTGTCATGGCCAACCCCCTACGCGACGGCGACCCCATCCAGCTCGGCCCCTACCGGCTGCACGCCCGCCTCGGCGAGGGCGGCATGGGACAGGTGTTCCTGGGCCGCTCCCCAGGCGGGCGGCTGGTCGCGGTGAAGGTGGTGCGCCCGCAGCTCGCCGACGACACGCACTTCAGGCGCCGCTTCGCCGCCGAGGTGGCCGCCGCGCGCAAGGTCGGCGGGTTCTACACCGCGCAGGTCGTGGACGCCGACACGGAGGCCACCCCGCCGTGGCTGGCCAGCGCCTACATCCCCGGTCCCTCCCTGTACCAGGCCATCCACGACCACGGGCCGCTCCCGGTGGCGTCGGTCGCGGTGCTGGGGGCGGGGCTGGCCGAGGGGCTCGCCGCCGTGCACGCCTGCGAGGTCGTGCACCGCGACCTCAAGCCCGCCAACGTCATCCTCGCCGAGGACGGCCCCCGCCTGATCGACTTCGGCATCGCCCGCGCCCTGGACGCCACCAGCCACACCCAGACCTCGGCCGTGCTCGGCACCGCCGCGTACATGTCGCCGGAGCAGGCGGCGGGGCAGCAGGTGGGGCCGGCCTCGGACGTGTTCTCGCTCGGCTGCGTGCTGGCCTTCGCCGCCACCGGGCGCAGCCCCTTCGGCGAGGGGCCGGTGCACGCGGTCGTCTTCCGCGTCGTGCACGCCGAGCCCGACCTGAGCGGGGTGCCCGCCCCGCTCGCCGGTCTGGTGGCCGCTTGCCTGGCCAAGGATCCCGCTGCGCGGCCCGGGCTGGAGCAGGTGCTGGGGCATCTCACCGCGCTGGCCTCCCCCGGTGGCGGGCCCGGCCAGGGGCCGTGGCTGCCTGAGGCGCTCACGCACGTCATCGCTCAGCGCCGCACGTTGGCGCTGACCGCCCTCGACCAGTCGGCTCCTGGAACGGACGGCGCTTGGATCGGCGGCGGCCCGCACCCGGCGGCGGTGGGCATGGATGGCGGCGCTCCACGAGGGGCGGCGGCAGGCATGGATGGCGGCGCTCCGCGCACGACGGCGCCGGGCATGGTCGGTGGCGCTCCGCGCACGACGGCGCCGTCACCTCCCCGGGCGGCGCAGCCGTTGCTGGCCGACGAGCGCCGCCGCATGCGTGGCGCGGGCCCGCTGCACCCGACCGCCGGCTACCAGGTCGCCGTCTTCGTGATGCTCGCCCTGTTCGGGCTGATCTCCCTGAGCATCGTCGTTCACCAGCTCAACCTCTTCGAGGATGTGGGCAGGCTGGTGCCGGAGGATGACTTCTGGGACGCCGACGAGGACGCCGAGGAGCTCAGCCTCGTCATGCTGGTGGCCCAGATCGTCTCCGGCGTGGGGCTGGTGCTGTGCTGGCTGCTCTGGTTCCACCGGGTACGGGCCGTCGCCGAACAGCTCGCGCCCGGCCGGCTGCGCTACCGCCCCTCGATGGCCGTGTACGGCTGGTTCATCCCGATCGCCAACTTCTGGCTGCCCAAGCAGATCGCCGACGACGTCTGGCACGCCTCCAGCCCGCCCGGCCGCGCCGGCGCGATGGCCCCGGCCGGGCTGCTGCACACGTGGTGGGCGCTGTGGCTGCTCACCCTCTTGTCCTGGCCGCTGTTCTGGCTCGACTGGACGGACTTCCTCAGCACGAACAGCGATGAGATCGACGGGGAGGAGCATGTGGCGCTCGTGTTCGTGCCGGAGATCTGGCCTCTCGTGGCGGTGCACGTGCTGGCCGTGCCGGTGGTGATCGTCACCGCCTGGTACGTACGGCGGCTGAGCGCCATGCAGGCGGCCAAGATCGACCAGCTGAACCGCTGACCCCCGTCACGACCTGCGGAACAACACCAGGACCGACAGCAGCACGATCGCCAGCGCGCAGCCAAGCGCGGCGAACCAGCCGAACCTGAGCACCGGCTCGATCGACAGCAGGCCGCCGAAATCGAAGGAGATGCGGTCACGCAGGCTCCCGCTCCCGGCGATCACGAACCGCACCAGCACCACCACGGCCACGCCGCCCGGGACGACGGCCAGGGCCGCGAGCCTGGGACGGGACGACAGCAGGCCCGCCAGCCCGCAACCCAGCGCCACCAGCCCGGCCATCAGCGTGTAGACGCCTGAGGGGGCGTCGATGCCCCGGATGTCGCTGGCCACCCCGGCGGCGATGAGACTGCTCGTCGCCTGGACCGCGGCCCACGGCAGGACCGCGCAGTACACCAGGAGCGCGCCGGCGGCGGCGACGGCCAGGGGGTAGCCACGGCGGATTCTGCGGCGGGCGGGTGTGGGCATGAGGTCGTCGGCCACACGATCACTGTATGCCGGGAAGGTCCGGCTCACCACCGTACGCAACGGAGTCGTCACCAAGGTGCGGGCAAGGACTGGCGGTGCGGTGGCGCGTGTCCGGCTTCGGGCGGGCGTCGTGGGGCGCGGGTTCGCTTCAGGCGGATGCTGCTGTGCGTTCGCCCCACTCCAGGCGGGCACGGAGCTGGACGGCGTCGGCGGCGAGCGCGGACACCAGGGTGCCGGGGGCGGCCAGCGGGAGGACCGCGACGCCTTCCGCCACCGCCGCCTCCTTGGCCGCCGCCGTCAGGAACGTGGTGCCGACGCAGCGGGCCGAGCCGTACACCGCCGAGGAGCCGTCGAGGTCCGGGTCGCCCACCGTGAACTCCTGGCGGAGCAGCGGCAGGCCGTCCCGGGTGGCGTCGAAACGGGCGTGGCAACGTCCCGAAGCCTCGCCGTGGCGGCCGAAGACGATCTCCTCGCGCCACAGCGCGCTCGCGTCCGCCTCCAGCGCGAGCCGTACCAGGAGGCGGTGGTCGCAGCCGGCGGCCAGCACCGTCGGCTCCGGCGCGAACCGGAGCGTGGCGCCCGCGCCGACGCGGGCGGTGACGAGCAGCTCGGACGTGCCCTCGCCGGGCAACACCAGTGTGGCCGCCACCGAGCCCAGCTCCAGCGTGGTGCGTGGGGCGACGTCCAGGTCGAGCGCCAGATGGTCGCCGCCGAGCGGGCCCGCGGCGGTGGAGACGAGGTGGACGGTGTGCGGGCCCGTCTGGCGCAGCGTCAGCGGGGGTGCCGAGGCCAGCCTGCTGATGACGGTACGGCCGTCGGCGGCTCGCGCGGTCGCCACGGCGGCGCTCGCCCGCATCGCCCGGCGGCCACCCGTGGTGCGGCCCTTGACGGTTCGGGTGGTCATCAGGAGACGGGGGAGGCGTGGGTGTGGGACCAGGCGTGCACCTGCTCGGAGACCCAGGTGGCGACGGTGGCGGCGGTGGGGTCCTGGCGGATCGAGGTGAACAGGACGGGGCGCTCGCCGCGTACGGCTGCCGCGTCGCGGTCCATCACGCCCAGGTCGGCGCCCACCATCGGGGCCAGGTCGGTTTTGTTGATCACGAGGAGGTCCGCCGTGGTGACGCCGGGGCCGCCCTTGCGGGGCACCTTGTCGCCGCCCGACACGTCCAGCACGAAGATCTGCCGGTCGGCCAGACCTCGGCTGAACGTGGCCGTCAGGTTGTCGCCGCCGCTCTCCACGATCACCAGGTCGAGGGGGCCGAAGCGGTGTTCCAGGGTTTCCACGGCGTCGAGGTTCGCGGCGATGTCGTCGCGGATGGCGGTGTGGGGACAGCAGCCGGTCTCGACGGCCAGGATGCGGTCCTGGTCCAGGACGCCTGCGCGGCGCAGGAAGTCGGCGTCCTCGGTGGTGT
The nucleotide sequence above comes from Nonomuraea gerenzanensis. Encoded proteins:
- the ureG gene encoding urease accessory protein UreG produces the protein MGANHADHHHAPDGHGRALRLGVGGPVGSGKTALVAALCRTLGPSLSLGVVTNDIYTTEDADFLRRAGVLDQDRILAVETGCCPHTAIRDDIAANLDAVETLEHRFGPLDLVIVESGGDNLTATFSRGLADRQIFVLDVSGGDKVPRKGGPGVTTADLLVINKTDLAPMVGADLGVMDRDAAAVRGERPVLFTSIRQDPTAATVATWVSEQVHAWSHTHASPVS
- a CDS encoding protein kinase domain-containing protein, which encodes MANPLRDGDPIQLGPYRLHARLGEGGMGQVFLGRSPGGRLVAVKVVRPQLADDTHFRRRFAAEVAAARKVGGFYTAQVVDADTEATPPWLASAYIPGPSLYQAIHDHGPLPVASVAVLGAGLAEGLAAVHACEVVHRDLKPANVILAEDGPRLIDFGIARALDATSHTQTSAVLGTAAYMSPEQAAGQQVGPASDVFSLGCVLAFAATGRSPFGEGPVHAVVFRVVHAEPDLSGVPAPLAGLVAACLAKDPAARPGLEQVLGHLTALASPGGGPGQGPWLPEALTHVIAQRRTLALTALDQSAPGTDGAWIGGGPHPAAVGMDGGAPRGAAAGMDGGAPRTTAPGMVGGAPRTTAPSPPRAAQPLLADERRRMRGAGPLHPTAGYQVAVFVMLALFGLISLSIVVHQLNLFEDVGRLVPEDDFWDADEDAEELSLVMLVAQIVSGVGLVLCWLLWFHRVRAVAEQLAPGRLRYRPSMAVYGWFIPIANFWLPKQIADDVWHASSPPGRAGAMAPAGLLHTWWALWLLTLLSWPLFWLDWTDFLSTNSDEIDGEEHVALVFVPEIWPLVAVHVLAVPVVIVTAWYVRRLSAMQAAKIDQLNR
- a CDS encoding urease accessory protein UreD, giving the protein MTTRTVKGRTTGGRRAMRASAAVATARAADGRTVISRLASAPPLTLRQTGPHTVHLVSTAAGPLGGDHLALDLDVAPRTTLELGSVAATLVLPGEGTSELLVTARVGAGATLRFAPEPTVLAAGCDHRLLVRLALEADASALWREEIVFGRHGEASGRCHARFDATRDGLPLLRQEFTVGDPDLDGSSAVYGSARCVGTTFLTAAAKEAAVAEGVAVLPLAAPGTLVSALAADAVQLRARLEWGERTAASA